A window from Bacteroidota bacterium encodes these proteins:
- a CDS encoding 6-carboxytetrahydropterin synthase: MSKKVAVIRKEQFNAAHRLFNPDWDDAKNTEVFGKCALPNYHGHNYDLEVRITGKPDKKTGYVMDLKELSDLIKQEIINRFDHKNLNLDTEEFKELNPTAENIAVVIHDLLRPHISKKKDLMIRLYETPRNYVEYPA; encoded by the coding sequence ATGAGTAAGAAAGTAGCAGTAATACGAAAAGAGCAATTCAATGCGGCCCACCGGTTGTTTAACCCGGATTGGGATGATGCAAAGAATACAGAAGTATTTGGTAAATGTGCATTACCAAATTATCACGGCCATAACTATGATCTTGAAGTAAGGATAACAGGTAAGCCAGATAAAAAAACCGGTTATGTAATGGACCTGAAAGAACTGAGTGATCTGATCAAACAGGAAATAATTAATCGGTTTGATCATAAAAACCTGAATCTTGATACTGAAGAATTCAAAGAATTAAATCCGACTGCTGAAAATATTGCAGTAGTGATTCATGATTTGCTACGGCCGCATATCAGCAAAAAAAAGGATTTGATGATCCGTTTATATGAAACACCAAGAAACTATGTGGAATACCCGGCATAA
- a CDS encoding 6-carboxytetrahydropterin synthase, producing the protein MVYLTRIEHFNAAHKLYNPDWTKEKNDEVFGKCANENWHGHNFELFVTIKGEPDPDTGFIYDAKKLGALVNEKVVDKLDHRNLNVDVEFMRGKMCSIENLVIAIWNELEPHLPAGVQLHCLKLTETSKIYVEYYGGQ; encoded by the coding sequence ATGGTTTACTTAACAAGAATAGAACATTTTAACGCTGCCCACAAGCTGTACAATCCCGACTGGACTAAGGAAAAAAATGATGAAGTGTTTGGCAAATGTGCCAATGAGAACTGGCATGGACACAACTTTGAACTCTTTGTAACCATCAAAGGCGAGCCAGACCCGGATACAGGGTTTATTTATGATGCTAAGAAATTGGGTGCCTTGGTAAATGAAAAAGTAGTTGATAAACTCGATCACCGCAACCTGAATGTGGATGTTGAGTTTATGCGGGGTAAAATGTGTTCCATCGAAAATCTTGTGATCGCAATCTGGAATGAACTGGAACCACATTTGCCAGCGGGTGTTCAATTGCACTGTTTAAAGTTGACAGAAACTTCCAAGATATATGTGGAATATTATGGCGGGCAGTAA
- the mqnB gene encoding futalosine hydrolase: MNILIVAATAIEIKPFLQYLKKRKDEADIDVLITGIGLTATTYSLTKHFTIKKPDLVIQAGVAGCFDSLVELGEVLMIKQDTIADQSVVELKKLKTLFDLNLVPHDQHPYTSGWLINPLNRFLGLPGIKQVKGISVNQISTSAEMIKFYRKTFNPVTESMEGAALHYVCLIENIPFIQLRSISNYIGERNKKKWDMQDSIKNLNKELIKLVKKVS, translated from the coding sequence ATGAATATCCTTATTGTCGCTGCAACAGCTATAGAAATCAAGCCTTTTCTGCAATACCTTAAAAAAAGAAAGGATGAAGCTGATATTGATGTATTGATCACAGGCATTGGGTTAACAGCAACCACCTATTCATTGACCAAACATTTCACCATTAAAAAACCTGATCTTGTAATTCAAGCCGGTGTGGCAGGTTGCTTTGATTCGTTAGTCGAATTGGGTGAAGTGCTGATGATAAAGCAGGATACAATTGCCGATCAAAGTGTAGTTGAATTAAAAAAACTAAAAACTCTTTTTGATCTGAATCTTGTTCCGCATGATCAGCATCCTTATACAAGTGGATGGCTGATCAATCCATTGAATAGATTTCTTGGTTTACCGGGCATTAAACAAGTAAAGGGTATTTCAGTGAACCAGATAAGCACATCTGCTGAAATGATAAAATTTTACAGGAAAACATTTAATCCTGTAACTGAATCGATGGAAGGTGCAGCATTGCATTATGTATGCCTGATTGAAAATATTCCATTTATTCAATTGAGAAGCATTTCAAATTATATCGGCGAACGGAATAAAAAAAAGTGGGATATGCAGGATTCGATTAAGAATCTGAATAAGGAATTAATAAAGCTTGTTAAAAAAGTCAGCTAA
- a CDS encoding 16S rRNA (uracil(1498)-N(3))-methyltransferase — translation MSLPFFYIESYDASAKTIILDEDTSRHVVQVLRMQKGEKLNLTDGKGSLLNCEISDAHKKHCTVKAVASSIQHPASKKITVAISLVKNTSRFEWFLEKATEIGVSEIIPLICERTEKQKFRHDRMKTICVSAMLQSQQTWLPVLSEPKQFADLLMCEFADYKKLIAHCIEGEKQALSHSHIRTSAHQLILIGPEGDFTSIEINLALENNFIPVSLGETRLRTETAGIVAATLLKLG, via the coding sequence ATGTCACTCCCTTTTTTTTATATAGAATCTTATGATGCTTCGGCAAAAACAATAATACTTGATGAGGACACTTCACGTCATGTTGTGCAGGTATTACGTATGCAGAAAGGGGAGAAGTTAAACCTTACTGATGGAAAAGGTAGTCTGCTTAATTGTGAGATCAGTGATGCTCATAAGAAACATTGTACGGTAAAAGCAGTAGCATCCAGTATCCAGCATCCAGCATCAAAGAAAATTACTGTCGCCATATCTCTTGTCAAAAACACCAGCCGCTTTGAATGGTTTTTAGAAAAAGCAACGGAGATCGGCGTAAGTGAAATCATTCCTTTGATTTGTGAAAGAACCGAGAAGCAAAAATTCAGACATGATAGGATGAAAACTATTTGTGTAAGTGCTATGCTGCAATCTCAACAAACATGGTTGCCGGTTTTGTCTGAGCCAAAACAATTTGCGGATTTATTAATGTGCGAATTTGCGGATTATAAGAAACTCATAGCTCATTGTATTGAAGGTGAGAAGCAAGCATTAAGTCATTCGCACATCCGCACATCTGCACATCAACTAATCCTCATCGGCCCTGAAGGTGATTTCACTTCGATAGAAATAAATCTTGCTCTTGAAAATAATTTTATTCCGGTTAGTTTGGGCGAAACAAGATTGAGAACAGAGACTGCAGGTATAGTGGCTGCTACATTATTGAAACTTGGTTAG
- the dnaB gene encoding replicative DNA helicase → MAVPNINKDRTQRKKSAVDLGTMVYGKIPPQAKQLEEAVLGAIMLEKDAFDSVAEILKPECFYVEAHQRIFKSMQGLANKSQPIDILTVAEELKFREELEMVGGPYYVTRLTNMVVSSANIVAHARIILQKFIQRELIRISGEIIGDAYEDSTDVFDLLDDAESKLFEITNNHLRKNFDSIDSVLVKTIQRIEDMRHRNEDITGVPSGYSSLDRVTYGWQQTDLIILAARPAVGKTAFALNLARNAALSVNKKTPVAFFSLEMSAGQLVQRILSAESEIWLEKIARGKMEEHEMKQLYARGIQRLSEAPIFIDDTPALNIFELRAKCRRLKNKHNIGLIIIDYLQLMSGTGENRNSNREQEISNISRNLKALAKELGVPIIALSQLSREVEKRKEGNKMPQLSDLRESGAIEQDADMVMFLYRPEYYDITTNEMGENNRGETHVRIAKHRNGSLETIKLRALLHIQKFTEDEGGDFTGMGLPPGNWTPVKDDTGGAKLFIQTGSKMNDRNEDDENPF, encoded by the coding sequence ATGGCAGTACCGAATATCAATAAGGACAGGACACAAAGAAAAAAATCAGCAGTTGACCTGGGAACAATGGTCTATGGAAAAATTCCACCGCAAGCCAAACAATTAGAAGAAGCTGTACTTGGCGCCATCATGCTGGAGAAAGATGCATTTGATAGTGTGGCTGAAATTCTGAAGCCTGAATGTTTTTATGTAGAGGCACATCAGCGCATTTTTAAAAGCATGCAGGGTCTTGCTAATAAAAGCCAACCAATAGATATTTTAACAGTAGCAGAAGAATTAAAATTTCGTGAAGAACTGGAAATGGTTGGTGGACCTTATTATGTAACCCGGCTTACCAATATGGTGGTTTCTTCTGCCAATATTGTTGCGCATGCAAGGATCATCCTCCAAAAATTTATACAACGTGAACTCATCCGCATCAGCGGTGAAATAATTGGTGATGCTTACGAAGATTCAACAGATGTATTCGATTTATTGGATGATGCCGAAAGCAAACTGTTTGAGATAACAAATAATCACCTGCGTAAAAATTTTGATTCAATCGATTCTGTATTGGTAAAAACAATTCAGCGGATTGAAGATATGCGTCACCGTAATGAAGATATTACGGGTGTGCCGAGTGGTTACTCTAGCCTTGACAGGGTTACTTATGGATGGCAACAAACTGACTTAATTATCCTTGCCGCAAGACCTGCGGTTGGTAAAACAGCTTTTGCATTGAATCTTGCTCGCAATGCGGCCTTGAGTGTAAACAAGAAAACACCGGTTGCATTCTTTAGCTTAGAGATGAGTGCAGGCCAGCTTGTGCAACGTATCCTTTCTGCTGAAAGTGAAATATGGCTTGAGAAAATTGCCAGAGGCAAAATGGAAGAGCATGAAATGAAACAGTTGTATGCCCGCGGTATCCAGCGTTTGTCCGAAGCCCCCATTTTTATTGATGATACTCCTGCGTTGAACATTTTTGAGTTGCGTGCAAAATGCCGCCGTTTAAAAAACAAACATAATATTGGCTTGATCATTATTGACTATTTACAGTTGATGAGTGGTACTGGAGAAAACAGGAACAGTAACCGTGAACAGGAGATCAGTAATATTTCAAGAAACCTGAAAGCACTGGCAAAAGAATTGGGAGTACCCATTATTGCACTTTCACAGTTAAGCCGTGAGGTAGAAAAAAGAAAAGAAGGAAACAAGATGCCGCAACTGAGTGACCTGCGTGAATCAGGAGCCATCGAACAGGATGCGGATATGGTTATGTTCCTCTATCGTCCGGAATATTATGATATCACCACCAATGAAATGGGTGAGAATAACAGGGGTGAAACTCACGTAAGGATAGCTAAACACCGTAATGGTTCGTTAGAAACAATTAAGCTTCGTGCCTTATTGCATATTCAGAAATTCACAGAAGATGAGGGCGGCGATTTTACCGGTATGGGTTTACCTCCGGGTAACTGGACACCTGTGAAGGATGATACAGGTGGCGCCAAACTGTTTATACAAACCGGAAGCAAGATGAATGATAGAAATGAAGATGATGAGAATCCATTTTAG
- a CDS encoding phenylalanine--tRNA ligase subunit beta encodes MTISYKWLSEYLPAEVEPEKLSRILTSVGLEVESFEKYEEVKGGLKGLVIGEVLTTEKHPNADKLTLTTVSTGNGEPLQIVCGAPNVAAGQKVIIAKVGTTIFPTTGDPLTMKIAKIRGVESHGMICAEDEIGIGSSHAGIIVLPTDVKIGVPAVEYFNPYSDYVYEIGLTPNRMDAMSHWGVARDVCAYLSHHDKKNYKPKLPNANSFKVDNNNLKIDVTVENTVACPRYSGVSISNVAIKESPLWLKQKLKSIGQRPINNIVDITNFIQHETGQPLHAFDADMLKGKKIVVKNLAEGSKFVTLDEKERKLSAEDLMICDGEEGVCIAGVFGGLHSGVTDQTKNIFLESAFFNGITLRKTSFRHGLRTDAASRFEKGTDISSTVNVLKRAALLIKEICGGEISSDIVDIYPKPKEKTQVTIKYHYLKKLSGKNYHPDSVIKILTALGFEIVREGIDDLIIAVPFHKPDISLPADIVEEVLRIDGLDNVEIPGAITITPSVEENYSSEILKEKASNYLVGLGFYEIMTNSITNAAYFSDEEKQSMVKMMNSLSADLNILRQSLFETSLAVVAHNLNRRNSSLKLFEFGKGYATSGSGKYQEMDQLCVVITGNVTEDNWKEKANVSDFYYLKGVVNGILKLLGVNADSIEIMPVPKLDNHIVLKSAGKIIAGAGQASKIMLEKFDIKQPVFYAAFSWADIVELSSQKNNAIKELSKYPAVQRDLAMIVAKELSYGEVEKSVQNIKLNNLREVKLFDIFESEKLGAGKKSMAVNFTFLDEEKTLTDKEIDGWMAKIMTTLEKELNAEIRK; translated from the coding sequence ATGACGATTTCGTACAAATGGCTGAGTGAGTATCTCCCCGCAGAGGTGGAGCCTGAAAAATTATCCCGTATCCTTACTTCAGTTGGTTTGGAAGTTGAGAGTTTTGAAAAATATGAAGAAGTAAAAGGTGGGCTGAAAGGACTTGTGATCGGTGAAGTTTTAACTACTGAGAAACATCCCAATGCTGATAAACTTACTTTAACTACAGTAAGTACAGGTAATGGTGAACCGCTGCAGATCGTATGCGGCGCACCTAATGTTGCTGCCGGCCAAAAAGTGATTATTGCAAAAGTGGGAACCACTATTTTTCCAACAACCGGTGATCCCCTGACGATGAAGATCGCAAAGATCCGTGGCGTTGAAAGTCATGGAATGATCTGCGCCGAAGATGAGATAGGAATTGGCAGCTCACATGCAGGTATAATAGTTCTACCGACAGATGTAAAGATTGGAGTACCAGCAGTAGAATATTTTAATCCTTATTCTGATTATGTGTATGAAATTGGCTTAACACCCAACCGCATGGATGCAATGAGCCATTGGGGTGTTGCCCGTGATGTTTGTGCTTATCTTTCTCATCATGATAAAAAGAATTATAAACCCAAATTACCAAATGCAAATAGCTTCAAGGTTGATAATAACAATTTGAAAATTGATGTTACAGTTGAAAATACAGTAGCCTGTCCACGGTATTCCGGTGTAAGTATTTCAAATGTTGCCATAAAAGAATCGCCGCTTTGGTTAAAACAAAAATTAAAATCTATCGGGCAGCGGCCGATCAACAATATTGTTGACATCACTAATTTTATTCAGCATGAAACGGGTCAACCGCTGCATGCTTTTGATGCAGATATGCTGAAAGGCAAAAAGATCGTTGTAAAAAACCTGGCTGAAGGTTCAAAGTTTGTAACGCTGGATGAAAAAGAAAGGAAACTCAGTGCCGAAGATCTTATGATCTGTGATGGTGAAGAAGGAGTTTGTATTGCCGGTGTATTTGGTGGGCTGCACAGTGGTGTTACTGATCAAACAAAAAATATTTTTCTTGAAAGTGCATTTTTCAATGGCATTACGTTGCGCAAAACATCTTTCCGTCATGGGCTGAGAACCGATGCTGCGAGCCGTTTTGAAAAAGGAACTGATATTTCAAGCACGGTGAATGTGCTTAAAAGAGCAGCTTTGCTGATAAAAGAGATTTGTGGCGGTGAAATTTCTTCAGATATAGTTGACATTTATCCAAAGCCAAAAGAAAAAACACAGGTAACGATAAAATATCATTACCTGAAAAAATTGAGTGGTAAAAATTATCATCCGGATTCAGTTATAAAGATCCTGACAGCATTGGGTTTTGAAATTGTAAGAGAAGGTATTGATGATTTAATAATCGCTGTTCCATTTCATAAACCGGATATCAGTTTGCCCGCAGATATCGTTGAAGAAGTTTTAAGAATTGATGGTTTAGATAATGTTGAGATACCCGGAGCTATTACTATTACTCCTTCTGTTGAAGAAAATTATTCTTCAGAAATTTTAAAAGAGAAAGCATCAAACTACCTGGTTGGCTTAGGTTTCTATGAAATAATGACCAACTCCATCACAAATGCCGCTTATTTTTCTGATGAAGAAAAGCAAAGCATGGTAAAGATGATGAACAGCCTGAGTGCTGATTTAAATATTTTACGTCAATCATTATTTGAAACAAGTCTTGCTGTAGTTGCTCATAACCTAAACCGTCGCAACAGTTCATTAAAACTATTTGAGTTCGGAAAAGGATATGCAACATCAGGCTCCGGCAAGTACCAGGAAATGGACCAATTATGTGTAGTGATAACAGGTAATGTAACGGAAGATAACTGGAAAGAAAAAGCCAATGTTTCTGACTTCTATTACCTGAAAGGTGTAGTAAATGGAATTCTGAAACTACTGGGTGTAAATGCAGACTCAATAGAGATAATGCCAGTACCGAAGTTGGATAATCATATCGTACTTAAATCAGCTGGAAAAATTATTGCAGGTGCAGGACAAGCAAGCAAAATAATGCTTGAGAAATTCGACATTAAACAACCTGTTTTCTATGCAGCATTTAGCTGGGCTGATATAGTGGAATTATCTTCTCAAAAAAATAATGCAATTAAAGAATTATCTAAATACCCAGCTGTACAACGTGACCTTGCAATGATCGTTGCAAAAGAACTAAGTTATGGTGAGGTGGAGAAATCAGTGCAAAACATTAAACTAAATAATCTGCGTGAAGTAAAGCTGTTTGATATATTTGAAAGTGAAAAGCTGGGAGCCGGTAAAAAATCAATGGCGGTTAACTTTACCTTCCTTGATGAGGAAAAAACACTGACCGATAAAGAGATTGACGGCTGGATGGCTAAGATCATGACGACGCTGGAAAAAGAATTGAACGCTGAAATAAGAAAATAA
- a CDS encoding cell division protein ZapA, which yields MEELIPITAIIGDRSYRIKIQPKDEEVVRRTLKVVNDKIIEFKTMFAGKDMQDYIAMVLVWYATEQNASLANELNEDNISAKLSLIEKMLEGQAAQK from the coding sequence ATGGAAGAACTTATTCCAATAACCGCCATTATCGGCGATAGAAGCTACAGGATAAAAATACAACCCAAGGATGAAGAAGTAGTCCGTAGGACATTAAAGGTGGTCAATGATAAGATCATCGAGTTCAAAACTATGTTTGCGGGTAAGGATATGCAGGATTATATCGCTATGGTGCTGGTATGGTATGCAACCGAGCAAAACGCATCGCTGGCCAATGAGCTGAATGAAGATAATATATCCGCAAAACTGAGCCTGATTGAAAAAATGCTGGAAGGACAGGCAGCGCAGAAATAA
- a CDS encoding metal-dependent hydrolase, producing MDTLTHIAIGACIGEAVLHKQIGKKALLWGILAQSIPDIDFIASFWLDPSENLLAHRGFTHSFLFAIFISLSMSLAADHWHRPHNIRFTKFILFFTAQVFIHDILDAMNSYGVGWFEPFSHKRISFNILFVADPLFSIAPGLAVAALFILKNSKSKLRAFWMRIGLTLPLLYLGYAGFNKIAIDKDVQAAFTVQKIQHTDYFTTPTPFNNWLWYVVAKSDSGYNIGYRSVFDKNPTIYFTYFPRNDSLMKSVLDNEDAQNLLRFARGFYTIEYWNDTLIFNDLIFGQVAGWQNPKAKFAFHYFLDNPSGNLLVVQRGRLQGWNRESLRALFKRIKGN from the coding sequence TTGGACACACTTACACATATAGCCATCGGCGCTTGCATAGGAGAAGCTGTTTTACATAAACAGATAGGCAAAAAAGCGTTGCTATGGGGAATACTTGCCCAATCAATTCCGGATATAGATTTTATTGCATCTTTCTGGCTTGATCCATCAGAAAACTTACTGGCTCATCGTGGCTTTACGCATTCATTTTTATTTGCCATATTTATTTCACTTTCAATGTCATTGGCAGCTGATCACTGGCACCGTCCCCATAATATCCGTTTTACGAAATTCATTTTGTTCTTTACTGCACAGGTATTTATTCATGATATCCTTGATGCAATGAACAGTTATGGTGTCGGGTGGTTTGAACCCTTTAGTCATAAACGTATTTCATTCAATATCCTTTTTGTAGCTGATCCTTTGTTTTCAATAGCACCCGGCCTGGCCGTAGCAGCTTTATTTATTTTAAAAAACAGTAAAAGCAAACTACGAGCATTTTGGATGAGGATTGGTTTAACCCTGCCTCTTCTCTATCTCGGTTATGCTGGTTTCAATAAAATAGCAATTGATAAAGATGTACAAGCTGCGTTTACAGTACAAAAAATTCAGCATACTGATTATTTTACTACACCAACACCTTTTAATAACTGGCTTTGGTATGTGGTAGCAAAAAGTGATAGCGGTTATAATATTGGTTATCGGTCAGTATTCGACAAAAACCCGACAATTTATTTTACCTACTTTCCCCGAAACGATTCATTAATGAAATCTGTACTTGACAATGAGGATGCCCAGAACCTGCTTCGGTTTGCAAGAGGATTTTACACCATCGAGTACTGGAATGATACTTTAATTTTTAACGACCTCATCTTTGGCCAGGTAGCCGGTTGGCAAAACCCAAAAGCTAAGTTTGCCTTTCATTATTTTTTGGATAACCCAAGTGGAAATTTACTGGTAGTACAACGTGGCCGCTTGCAAGGCTGGAACCGGGAATCTCTAAGAGCATTGTTCAAGAGAATAAAAGGAAATTAA
- a CDS encoding DUF664 domain-containing protein has translation MSKSIQGSDRRSFIKTTATLTTVFTGITLFPQTGFSMDKLPADEINIIGPKEGFSPQVGTLVSMMNWMRNVVLSPVKDMTMEQLDFLFDKNSNTIGAMLLHLAATEKYYQLNTFDDMKWGSWDESIKKQWDTPMSLGDEGRKKIKGNKLEYYLDILKEGREKSIAEFKKRDDAWLLKADTTWPWGPTNNYCKWFHVVEHESNHNGQVKWIKSRLPGAKSGND, from the coding sequence ATGTCAAAATCAATACAAGGTTCCGACCGCCGGAGTTTTATAAAAACTACAGCAACACTTACTACAGTTTTTACAGGTATTACTCTTTTTCCTCAAACGGGCTTTTCAATGGATAAGCTTCCGGCTGATGAAATAAATATAATCGGGCCCAAAGAAGGTTTTTCGCCACAAGTAGGCACATTGGTTTCGATGATGAACTGGATGCGAAATGTTGTACTAAGCCCTGTAAAAGATATGACAATGGAGCAACTGGATTTTTTGTTTGATAAAAACTCTAATACGATCGGAGCTATGTTATTGCATTTAGCCGCCACTGAAAAATATTACCAGCTCAATACATTCGATGATATGAAATGGGGAAGCTGGGATGAAAGCATAAAAAAGCAATGGGATACACCAATGAGTTTGGGTGATGAAGGAAGAAAAAAGATAAAAGGAAACAAGCTGGAATATTACCTGGATATTTTAAAGGAGGGCAGAGAAAAATCAATTGCTGAATTCAAAAAACGGGATGATGCATGGCTGCTGAAAGCAGATACAACATGGCCTTGGGGCCCTACCAATAATTATTGTAAATGGTTTCATGTAGTAGAACATGAATCCAATCATAACGGGCAGGTCAAATGGATCAAGAGCCGTTTGCCGGGAGCAAAGTCAGGGAATGATTAA